The following proteins are co-located in the Dromiciops gliroides isolate mDroGli1 chromosome 2, mDroGli1.pri, whole genome shotgun sequence genome:
- the CENPT gene encoding centromere protein T isoform X1 yields MEFLSENDGTTRTLLHRVLELHPLSSPVSSNTRLSKRSLSSSVKRPRRNLRDTLTGSDLSKQTKTASAQPKDAGANGQLYDFLEEGTPRILLKKILQTASEASVLMPALVNSQEPEPVQSQEESKWNSLDLQDPEPEHSVTVAPRLLVHSRKKRCLRVSEFEQEVDQGLALASSDLTGEQPASANKSSVTRSFNLTLATVVPPESVEKPGLARRPRTRKTVDVKAFEQGLKDIPPTHRLPYHHTDHSATPVDVDGPFQASPDSMGFRRSLSKEQEQRAVTLKANQRTEKGPGRPTKSYTKRPSQNTPLSTSSTSTGKRSRTWAGTPGHNSRLSAPSGPAGSSIFREARDEAAVARQGEEEEEESGMDDEAKEPEEDTEILQRTASESSMETPEFLRAKRNERRSRPTSPAPPITNTTLLPAKPTQAKHAPKRRAPRPRQPCDPDKASLKNYCNVFSYYAKIPMEKSASETLVKCLDQYFRTLCDDLETFAHHAGRKTVLLDDLELLMRRQGLVTDDVSLYVLVERYLPLEYRRLLIPCAASGNSVFPDG; encoded by the exons ATGGAGTTTCTCTCTGAGAATGATGGGACCACTAGGACTCTGCTTCATCGGGTGCTGGAGTTGCATCCTTTAAGCTCCCCAGTCTCATCTAATACTAGGCTAAG CAAGAgaagtctttcctcatctgtgaaacgtCCACGCCGCAACTTACGTGACACTCTGACTGGCTCAGACCTGAGTAAGCAAACAAAG ACTGCATCTGCCCAGCCAAAGGATGCTGGAGCTAATGGTCAGCTCTATGACTTCTTGGAAGAAGGAACACCCAGGATTCTTCTGAAGAAAATCCTGCAGACTG CTTCAGAAGCCTCTGTCCTGATGCCAGCGCTGGTGAATTCACAGGAGCCAGAACCTGTACAGTCACAGGAGGAAAGCAAGTGGAACAG TCTGGACTTGCAGGATCCCGAGCCAGAGCACTCTGTGACTGTGGCTCCACGGTTGCTGGTCCATAGCAGGAAGAAGCGCTGCCTTCGAGTATCTGAGTTTGAGCAGGAAGTGGACCAAGGACTTGCCCTTGCTTCTTCAG ATCTCACTGGAGAGCAGCCAGCTTCAGCCAACAAGTCCTCTGTGACCAG GTCCTTCAACCTGACCTTGGCCACAGTTGTGCCCCCTGAGTCTGTAGAGAAGCCTGGCTTGGCCCGAAGGCCCCGGACCCGTAAGACAGTTGACGTGAAAGCATTTGAACAAGGACTAAAGGACATCCCACCTACTCATCGCCTCCCAT ATCATCACACTGATCACAGTGCCACTCCTGTGGATGTGGACGGGCCCTTCCAGGCGAGTCCTGACTCCATGGGCTTCAGGAGAAGCTTATCAAAGGAGCAGGAGCAGAGGGCTGTGACCCTGAAGGCTAACCAAAGAACAGAGAAGG GTCCTGGGAGGCCAACCAAGTCTTACACAAAACGTCCAAGTCAAAAcactcccctctccaccagctcCACGTCTACAGGAAAACGAAGCCGAACTTGGGCAGGAACACCAGGTCACAACAGCCGCCTCTCTGCTCCCTCTGGGCCTGCTGGGAGCAGCATTTTCAGGGAGGCCAGAGATGAGGCGGCTGTGGCTCgtcaaggagaagaggaggaagaagagagtggcATGGATGATGAAGCAAAAGAACCAGAAGAGGACACAGAAATCCTTCAAAGGACTG cctCAGAGAGTAGCATGGAGACACCAGAATTTCTTCGGGCCAAGCGAAACGAGAGACGTTCAAGGCCTACCTCCCCAGCACCTCCTATTACTAACACTACACT gtTGCCCGCCAAGCCCACCCAAGCCAAACATGCCCCCAAGCGCCGCGCCCCACGCCCTAGGCAACCCTGTGATCCAGACAAAGCCAGCCTGAAAAATTACTGCAACGTCTTCAGCTACTATGCCAAAATTCCTATGGAGAAGTCAGCCTCTGAGACCCTGGTGAAGTG CCTGGACCAGTATTTCAGGACACTTTGTGATGACCTGGAGACCTTTGCTCACCATGCAGGCCGAAAAACTGTGCTGCTGGACGACTTGGAGCTGTTGATGAGGCG GCAGGGCCTAGTGACTGATGATGTTTCCCTCTATGTGCTTGTGGAGAGATACCTGCCCTTGGAGTACCGGAGGCTGCTCATTCCTTGTGCAGCGAGTGGCAATTCCGTCTTCCCTGATGGGTAG
- the TSNAXIP1 gene encoding translin-associated factor X-interacting protein 1 codes for MALPRPRGDVTFSQATVREYPALPIGSTTSSPLSEARTLHKRKIFQNRKTPPLHFSVGGRLSSWPAYASAQAILQNRKPCSTTDKTGARDKPALTIAKPRYLEQLENYLRKELLLLDMTKDNAQELKLQPYREIFEFFIEDFKTYRPLLSSIKNAYEVTLAHFREKIRSLEPLKAMLVNVSEDCNEKILAIRAEERYEIKMLRKEKINLLKLIDKKNEEKISLQTQVTNLRKNLAEEYLHFLNERDARRILTADLNELRYQREDMSLAQSPDVWGEDPVKLTLALKMARQDLTRTQKELNTMKANFGDVVPRRDFEMQEKRNKALFEMVESLKTDFEEIRKEYDTLLQVHMTIVRDRDEFYSELQEIQRTSTPRPNWAKCEGVISGGQERWNLLSQGKSSDQLVDVLLEEIGSGLLRERETFQGLGSTEDIPEFLRSGGFARNKKLSKKEVVDIIKDVWKERMAEDQKEKTSTMSQFFLNYLKKRFGDVSAMDWSYTIFENVKLFHSSEVMKQFHDVLTGKVNENVYLGQKELVSNLLKELNTTDSQNEGNLTLDQFSTVLKNTFPLKTEEQIQELLELAKVQLEGIPHDVVHYRLLFAEDELGTSRPFIHKLWSQAQNEKQAYLMDLETELGPNKMAEITPGQLRQALISIDPSLDEQTLDNYVSQAFKTSIEDLEPECVEEEGVLLANLQNGAVKRMGPRELEPSS; via the exons ATGGCTCTCCCTCGGCCAAGAGGCGATGTTACCTTCTCCCAAGCAACAGTGAG AGAATATCCTGCTCTTCCAATAGGAAGCACAACATCCAGCCCTCTCTCAGAAGCTAGGACTCTGCATAAACGTAAGATCTTTCAGAACCGAAAAACTCCG CCACTTCATTTTTCTGTGGGTGGCCGTCTCTCCTCCTGGCCTGCGTATGCCAGCGCACAAGCTATCTTGCAGAACCGCAAACCCTGCTCAACCACCGACAAAACAGG GGCCAGAGACAAGCCTGCGCTCACCATTGCAAAGCCCCGATACCTGGAACAACTAGAGAACTACCTGAGGAAAGAGCTGCTGCTTCTGGACATGACAAAAGACAATGCTCAGGAGCTCAAACTCCAG CCTTACCGAGAAATCTTTGAATTCTTTATAGAGGATTTCAAAACCTACAGACCCTTGTTGTCTTCCATAAAGAACGCGTATGAAGTCACACTAG CTCACTTTAGGGAGAAGATTCGGTCTCTGGAGCCACTGAAAGCTATGCTAGTTAATGTATCTGAAGACTGCAATGAAAAAATCCTGGCTATCAGGGCAGAAGAAAGATATGAAATCAAAAtgttgaggaaagagaaaattaatttattaaagctCATTGACAAGAAGAACGAAGAGAAGATCTCTCTGCAAACTCAA GTGACCAACTTACGGAAAAACTTGGCAGAAGAATATCTTCATTTCCTTAATGAACGAGATGCCCGAAGGATCCTAACTGCTGATCTTAATGAGCTTCGATATCAGCGGGAGGACATGTCTCTTGCCCAGTCTCCAG ATGTATGGGGAGAAGACCCTGTAAAGTTAACCCTGGCTTTGAAAATGGCTCGTCAAGACCTCACCAGAACTCAGAAGGAGCTGAACACAATGAAGGCAAATTTTGGTGATGTTGTCCCCAGAAGGGACTTTGAAATGCAGGAGAAAAGAAACAAGGCATTATTCGAAATG GTGGAAAGCTTAAAAACTGACTTCGAAGAGATACGGAAGGAGTACGACACACTGTTACAGGTTCACATGACAATTGTAAGAGATAGGGATGAATTCTACAGTGAGCTGCAGGAGATACAACGGACCTCCACTCCCAGGCCCAACTGGGCCAAGTGtgaag GTGTGATATCTGGGGGACAAGAACGCTGGAACTTGTTGTCTCAAGGGAAAAGCAGTGACCAGCTTGTTGATGTGCTACTAGAAGAGATTGGTTCAGGACTTCTCCGAGAAAGGGAGACCTTCCAAGGGCTG GGCTCCACTGAAGACATCCCTGAATTCCTTCGGTCCGGAGGGTTTGCCCGAAACAAAAAGCTAAGCAAAAAGGAAGTGGTGGACATCATCAAAGATGTCTGGAAAGAGCGGATGGCTGAAGATCAG AAAGAGAAGACGTCCACCATGTCCCAGTTTTTCCTGAACTACCTGAAAAAACGCTTTGGGGATGTCTCTGCCATGGACTGGTCCTACACCATTTTTGAAAATGTCAAACTCTTTCACTCCAGTGAGGTCATGAAGCAATTCCATGATGTCCTGACAGGAAAG GTGAACGAAAACGTGTACCTTGGCCAGAAAGAACTCGTGTCCAATCTGCTGAAGGAGCTGAACACCACTGACAGCCAGAATGAGGGAAACCTCACCTTAGATCAGTTCAG CACAGTGCTCAAGAACACCTTCCCCCTCAAGACAGAGGAACAGATTCAGGAGTTGTTGGAGTTGGCCAAGGTCCAGTTGGAGGGCATCCCTCATGACGTGGTCCACTACCGACTTTTGTTTGCTGAG GATGAATTGGGTACCTCAAGGCCTTTCATTCATAAACTGTGGAGCCAGGCTCAAAATGAGAAGCAGGCCTATCTGATGGACCTGGAGACAGAACTTGGGCCTAACAA GATGGCTGAGATAACCCCAGGACAGCTGCGCCAGGCCCTGATTTCCATTGACCCTTCTCTGGATGAACAAACCCTGGACAACTATGTGAGCCAAGCCTTCAAGACTTCTATAGAAGACCTGGAGCCAGAGTGTGTCGAGGAAGAAGGAGTCCTGCTGGCAAACTTACAAAATGGAGCTGTGAAGCGCATGGGCCCTCGAGAGCTTGAGCCAAGCAGCTAG
- the CENPT gene encoding centromere protein T isoform X2, whose protein sequence is MEFLSENDGTTRTLLHRVLELHPLSSPVSSNTRLSKRSLSSSVKRPRRNLRDTLTGSDLSKQTKTASAQPKDAGANGQLYDFLEEGTPRILLKKILQTASEASVLMPALVNSQEPEPVQSQEESKWNSLDLQDPEPEHSVTVAPRLLVHSRKKRCLRVSEFEQEVDQGLALASSDLTGEQPASANKSSVTRSFNLTLATVVPPESVEKPGLARRPRTRKTVDVKAFEQGLKDIPPTHRLPCPGRPTKSYTKRPSQNTPLSTSSTSTGKRSRTWAGTPGHNSRLSAPSGPAGSSIFREARDEAAVARQGEEEEEESGMDDEAKEPEEDTEILQRTASESSMETPEFLRAKRNERRSRPTSPAPPITNTTLLPAKPTQAKHAPKRRAPRPRQPCDPDKASLKNYCNVFSYYAKIPMEKSASETLVKCLDQYFRTLCDDLETFAHHAGRKTVLLDDLELLMRRQGLVTDDVSLYVLVERYLPLEYRRLLIPCAASGNSVFPDG, encoded by the exons ATGGAGTTTCTCTCTGAGAATGATGGGACCACTAGGACTCTGCTTCATCGGGTGCTGGAGTTGCATCCTTTAAGCTCCCCAGTCTCATCTAATACTAGGCTAAG CAAGAgaagtctttcctcatctgtgaaacgtCCACGCCGCAACTTACGTGACACTCTGACTGGCTCAGACCTGAGTAAGCAAACAAAG ACTGCATCTGCCCAGCCAAAGGATGCTGGAGCTAATGGTCAGCTCTATGACTTCTTGGAAGAAGGAACACCCAGGATTCTTCTGAAGAAAATCCTGCAGACTG CTTCAGAAGCCTCTGTCCTGATGCCAGCGCTGGTGAATTCACAGGAGCCAGAACCTGTACAGTCACAGGAGGAAAGCAAGTGGAACAG TCTGGACTTGCAGGATCCCGAGCCAGAGCACTCTGTGACTGTGGCTCCACGGTTGCTGGTCCATAGCAGGAAGAAGCGCTGCCTTCGAGTATCTGAGTTTGAGCAGGAAGTGGACCAAGGACTTGCCCTTGCTTCTTCAG ATCTCACTGGAGAGCAGCCAGCTTCAGCCAACAAGTCCTCTGTGACCAG GTCCTTCAACCTGACCTTGGCCACAGTTGTGCCCCCTGAGTCTGTAGAGAAGCCTGGCTTGGCCCGAAGGCCCCGGACCCGTAAGACAGTTGACGTGAAAGCATTTGAACAAGGACTAAAGGACATCCCACCTACTCATCGCCTCCCAT GTCCTGGGAGGCCAACCAAGTCTTACACAAAACGTCCAAGTCAAAAcactcccctctccaccagctcCACGTCTACAGGAAAACGAAGCCGAACTTGGGCAGGAACACCAGGTCACAACAGCCGCCTCTCTGCTCCCTCTGGGCCTGCTGGGAGCAGCATTTTCAGGGAGGCCAGAGATGAGGCGGCTGTGGCTCgtcaaggagaagaggaggaagaagagagtggcATGGATGATGAAGCAAAAGAACCAGAAGAGGACACAGAAATCCTTCAAAGGACTG cctCAGAGAGTAGCATGGAGACACCAGAATTTCTTCGGGCCAAGCGAAACGAGAGACGTTCAAGGCCTACCTCCCCAGCACCTCCTATTACTAACACTACACT gtTGCCCGCCAAGCCCACCCAAGCCAAACATGCCCCCAAGCGCCGCGCCCCACGCCCTAGGCAACCCTGTGATCCAGACAAAGCCAGCCTGAAAAATTACTGCAACGTCTTCAGCTACTATGCCAAAATTCCTATGGAGAAGTCAGCCTCTGAGACCCTGGTGAAGTG CCTGGACCAGTATTTCAGGACACTTTGTGATGACCTGGAGACCTTTGCTCACCATGCAGGCCGAAAAACTGTGCTGCTGGACGACTTGGAGCTGTTGATGAGGCG GCAGGGCCTAGTGACTGATGATGTTTCCCTCTATGTGCTTGTGGAGAGATACCTGCCCTTGGAGTACCGGAGGCTGCTCATTCCTTGTGCAGCGAGTGGCAATTCCGTCTTCCCTGATGGGTAG